In Nocardioides luti, the DNA window GGTGGCGGTGGTGACGGGGTACGGCCCGGACGTCCTCTGGCGCGACATCATGCGGGCCGCGGTGCGGGTGAAGGACGGGCTGCCGTGGGTGGCGAGCAACACCGACTACACGATCCCGACGGGGTACGGCGTCGCTCCTGGCCACGGGGTGCTCGTGGAGACGCTGCAGAACTTCACGGGCGTCGAGCCCGTGGTGGCCGGCAAGCCGCAGCGGCCGCTGCTCGACGAGACCGTGCGCCGGGTCGGCGGCGAGCGGCCGCTGATGGTCGGCGACCGGCTCGACACCGACATCGAGGGAGCGCGCAACGCGGAGGTGGACTCCCTGCTCGTGCTGACCGGGGTGACCGGGCTCAGCGAGCTGGTCGCCGCCACCCCGGCCGAGCGGCCGACGTACCTCGCGCCCGACCTCGCCGGGCTGCTCGAGGCCCACGAGGCTCCCGACAGCGGTGACGACGGCTGGACGCTCGGCGGCTGGACCGGCCGGGTGGACGACGGCCGGCTGGCGGTCGAGGGCGAGGGCTCGGCGGGGGACTGGTGGCGGGTCGTCGCCGAGGCGTCGTGGGAGCACCTCGACGCTGCGGGCGAGCCGGCCGACACCTCCGGCCTGAGCGTGCCCGACGCCTGAGGCGGCCGCGCGGGCGGTAGCCTCGGACCATGAGCGAGACCGACCACGCGGACGAGCAGTACGACGGCTCCGACCCGTCGCCCGCCCCGGAGCCGGTGCGCACCGGCGTGGACCGGGTCGACACCGTCATCGCCGCCGTCGAGGCGCTCGAGGAGCGCCCGATCGAGGAGCACGTCGGCGTCTTCGAGAGCGCCCACGACCACCTGCGTCGCGCGCTGGACCACCAGCCCGCCGACCCCGCCTGACCCGCCCGTGCCTCCCCGTCGCCTCCGGCTCGACGCCGAGCTGGTCCGCCGCGGCCTGGCCCGCTCGCGCGAGCACGCCAGCGAGCTGATCGCGAACGGCCGGGTGAAG includes these proteins:
- a CDS encoding HAD-IIA family hydrolase; the encoded protein is MLGTTTEPLIAAYDLAMLDLDGVVYVGGEAVPGAPEHLGEVRTSGMRVAFVTNNASRPPETVAEHLRDLGVEAGTDDVVTSAQAAARVLAERFGEGARVVLLGAVGLEQALRAEGLEPVEVADDAVAVVTGYGPDVLWRDIMRAAVRVKDGLPWVASNTDYTIPTGYGVAPGHGVLVETLQNFTGVEPVVAGKPQRPLLDETVRRVGGERPLMVGDRLDTDIEGARNAEVDSLLVLTGVTGLSELVAATPAERPTYLAPDLAGLLEAHEAPDSGDDGWTLGGWTGRVDDGRLAVEGEGSAGDWWRVVAEASWEHLDAAGEPADTSGLSVPDA